A stretch of Prunus dulcis chromosome 6, ALMONDv2, whole genome shotgun sequence DNA encodes these proteins:
- the LOC117629953 gene encoding hydrophobic protein RCI2B yields the protein MGTATFVDIIIAILLPPLGVFLKFGCEAEFWICLILTIFGYLPGIIYAIYILTK from the exons ATGGGCACAGCAACTTTCGTTGACATCATCATAGCCATCCTCTTGCCTCCTCTTggtgtcttcctcaagtttgGCTGCGAA GCGGAATTTTGGATCTGTTTgattttgactatttttggTTATCTCCCTGGTATTATCTATGCCATCTACATCCTCACCAAGTGA
- the LOC117631484 gene encoding anaphase-promoting complex subunit 11-like, protein MAFDGCCPDCKLPGDDCPLIWGACNHAFHLHCILKWVNSQTSQAHCPMCRREWQFKG, encoded by the exons ATGGCATTTGATGGGTGTTGTCCTGATTGTAAGCTCCCAGGGGATGATTGCCCACTAA TTTGGGGTGCATGCAACCATGCTTTCCATCTTCATTGCATCTTAAAATGGGTAAATTCACAGACTTCTCAGGCACATTGCCCCATGTGTCGCAGGGAGTGGCAATTCAAAGGATGA
- the LOC117632942 gene encoding agamous-like MADS-box protein AGL80, translating to MTRKKVSLTYITNDSARKATFKKRKKGLMKKANELSTLCDIQACVIIYSQYESHPEVWPSPLGVQRIVSQFRSLPEMDQSKKMVNQETFLRQRIVKANEQLKKLRKENREKEMSRVMFQSLTGKPLQGLTMIDLNDLGWLIDQNLKELVDKIKTRKEELAQRNPVPVPPTPAAVPAAGDHALNLNMHATMERQAFGLSNMGNTMQRPSWFTDMMNPNEQMGFGAVAEVLPFGDQYHHGHGLWSNNPFFP from the coding sequence ATGACTAGAAAGAAGGTCAGCCTGACCTACATCACTAATGACTCAGCTAGAAAAGCCACATtcaagaaaaggaagaagggTTTGATGAAGAAGGCGAATGAACTTAGCACCCTTTGTGATATTCAAGCATGTGTTATTATTTATAGCCAGTATGAATCTCACCCTGAAGTTTGGCCATCCCCTTTGGGAGTGCAACGCATTGTCTCACAATTCAGGAGCCTGCCAGAGATGGACCAGAGCAAAAAGATGGTCAACCAGGAGACCTTTCTGAGGCAGAGGATTGTGAAAGCCAACGAGCAGCTGAAGAAGCTGAGGAAGGAGAATCGGGAGAAGGAGATGTCGAGGGTCATGTTTCAGAGCCTGACTGGTAAGCCTCTGCAGGGACTGACCATGATTGATCTGAACGACCTCGGGTGGCTCATTGACCAGAACTTGAAGGAGCTGGTTGATAAGATCAAGACCCGGAAGGAGGAGCTGGCTCAGAGAAATCCAGTCCCAGTCCCACCAACTCCAGCAGCTGTGCCTGCAGCTGGAGACCATGCCCTGAACCTGAACATGCACGCAACAATGGAGAGACAAGCTTTCGGGCTTAGCAACATGGGCAACACCATGCAGAGGCCTTCATGGTTCACAGACATGATGAACCCTAATGAGCAAATGGGGTTTGGTGCTGTGGCTGAGGTTCTGCCCTTTGGGGATCAATACCATCATGGTCATGGTCTTTGGTCTAAcaatcctttttttccttga
- the LOC117629952 gene encoding hydrophobic protein RCI2A-like, which produces MPSEGTANFIDILIAILLPPLGVFLKFGCHVEFWICLLLTIFGYIPGIIYAVYAITK; this is translated from the exons ATGCCGAGTGAAGGAACAGCAAACTTCATAGACATCCTCATAGCCATCCTCTTGCCTCCTCTTGGCGTCTTCCTCAAGTTTGGCTGCCAC GTTGAATTCTGGATCTGTCTGTTGCTGACTATTTTTGGTTACATCCCTGGGATTATCTATGCTGTCTATGCCATAACTAAATGA
- the LOC117630569 gene encoding agamous-like MADS-box protein AGL80, with product MTRKKVKLAYIANDSTRKATFKKRKRGLIKKISELSTLCDVPACALIYSQYESLPDIWPSPSGVQRVIAQFRNMPEMEQGRKMFNQETFLRQRIVKSHEQLKRLRKENREKEVSRVMFQTLTGRPLQGLNMIDLNDLGWLIDQNVKELGEKIKSKREELLAQSKREELLAQRNEVTMAAPNAAASPARAGDHGMDLNMQQPAMENTMQRPPWFSDVMTPQEPMGSGAAGGDEVLPFGDQNHPAFWHNSPFFH from the coding sequence ATGACTAGAAAGAAGGTCAAGTTGGCCTACATAGCTAATGACTCAACAAGAAAAGCCACTTtcaaaaaaaggaagagggGCTTGATAAAGAAGATAAGTGAACTGAGCACACTCTGTGACGTTCCAGCGTGTGCCCTAATCTATAGCCAGTATGAGTCTCTCCCTGATATCTGGCCATCCCCTTCCGGCGTGCAGCGTGTTATCGCGCAATTCAGAAATATGCCGGAGATGGAACAAGGGCGGAAGATGTTCAACCAGGAGACCTTTCTCAGGCAGCGGATCGTGAAGTCCCACGAGCAGCTCAAGAGGCTGAGGAAAGAGAACAGAGAAAAGGAGGTGTCGAGGGTGATGTTCCAGACCCTCACTGGTAGGCCTCTTCAGGGACTGAACATGATCGACCTGAACGACCTAGGATGGCTAATCGACCAGAACGTGAAGGAGCTTGGTGAGAAGATCAAGAGCAAGAGAGAGGAGCTGCTGGCTCAGAGCAAGAGAGAGGAGCTGCTGGCTCAGAGAAATGAAGTCACAATGGCTGCACCAAATGCAGCAGCTTCGCCTGCGAGAGCTGGAGACCATGGCATGGACCTGAACATGCAGCAGCCAGCAATGGAGAACACCATGCAGAGGCCTCCATGGTTCTCAGATGTGATGACCCCGCAGGAGCCTATGGGGTCTGGTGCTGCTGGTGGCGATGAGGTGTTGCCCTTCGGAGATCAGAATCATCCTGCCTTTTGGCATAACAGTCCCTTTTTTCATTGA